One genomic region from Nitrospirota bacterium encodes:
- a CDS encoding tetratricopeptide repeat protein: MEAKELFREGQGFFMEGKYGESIASFSKAIEAGEKTEIAFLSRGVASFRMEQFDKAMQDFSFVIDINSQNFRAYFYRGISYMAKEDYENAIKDFDSTIKINSGYGAAFFARGTAYAQIGNEYEAQRSIQSAIACSETSMQWITDHYGMFRTQFDQAMALMPGENDFSESYEERIKKIRESFEEEK; this comes from the coding sequence ATGGAAGCAAAAGAATTATTCCGGGAAGGACAAGGCTTCTTCATGGAAGGAAAGTATGGAGAAAGCATCGCATCATTTTCAAAAGCCATTGAGGCCGGAGAGAAAACAGAAATAGCCTTTTTAAGCAGGGGTGTTGCATCTTTCAGGATGGAGCAGTTTGATAAGGCGATGCAGGATTTCAGCTTTGTCATTGACATAAACAGCCAGAATTTCCGGGCTTACTTTTACCGCGGGATATCATATATGGCAAAAGAGGATTATGAAAATGCCATAAAGGATTTTGATAGTACCATAAAAATCAACTCCGGCTACGGAGCCGCCTTTTTCGCCCGCGGCACGGCTTATGCCCAGATAGGGAATGAATATGAAGCGCAGCGGAGCATCCAGTCTGCAATAGCCTGCTCTGAAACATCAATGCAGTGGATTACAGACCACTACGGTATGTTCCGGACGCAGTTTGACCAGGCCATGGCGCTTATGCCGGGTGAAAACGATTTTTCTGAAAGCTACGAAGAGCGGATAAAAAAAATCAGAGAGTCTTTTGAGGAAGAGAAATAG
- a CDS encoding DUF433 domain-containing protein: MKDESLLKRIAIDTKIMLGKPVIKGTRLTVELILEKLAYGATYESLLKDYPFLANDDIRAAVLYASKAISTEEVFAA; encoded by the coding sequence ATGAAAGATGAGAGTCTTCTTAAAAGGATAGCAATAGATACAAAGATTATGCTCGGAAAGCCTGTGATAAAGGGAACAAGGCTTACTGTGGAACTTATACTTGAAAAACTTGCCTACGGCGCAACTTATGAGAGCCTCCTTAAAGATTATCCTTTCTTGGCCAATGACGATATAAGAGCAGCGGTTCTTTATGCATCTAAGGCTATTTCTACTGAGGAAGTTTTTGCAGCTTGA
- a CDS encoding helix-turn-helix transcriptional regulator: MKKTNFDYYLEEQLKDPVFAERFKRAGEAWDVAIQIAALRRKAGLSQKDLAKLLKTSQQQISRLESPGYEGHSLSMLRRVAEALHAQVHVVFEPEKKERLLHVAEAPAAYHVKRSKKGL; encoded by the coding sequence ATGAAAAAAACTAATTTTGATTATTATCTTGAGGAGCAATTAAAAGACCCTGTGTTTGCTGAACGCTTTAAGCGTGCCGGAGAAGCATGGGATGTTGCGATACAGATTGCTGCCCTTCGCCGTAAGGCGGGGCTTTCACAAAAAGATTTAGCTAAACTCCTCAAAACCTCTCAGCAGCAGATCAGCAGGCTTGAATCTCCCGGCTATGAAGGCCACTCCCTCAGCATGCTCCGCCGCGTAGCAGAAGCGCTTCACGCACAGGTGCATGTTGTGTTTGAACCTGAAAAAAAAGAGCGCTTGCTGCATGTGGCAGAAGCGCCTGCGGCGTACCATGTCAAACGCAGTAAAAAAGGTTTATGA
- a CDS encoding DUF1284 domain-containing protein, with protein sequence MPLLRGHHLICLHFFNGEGYDEAFIENLTHTLSLAEKEIITVSSSADNVCASCLHLKQNECRYAENAEESIRRMDAKALMLLGLSYNDQIEWDALKNRIPEIFSEWVSSYCKECSWRGVCAKDAFYRKLSV encoded by the coding sequence ATGCCATTACTAAGAGGACATCACCTGATATGCCTGCACTTTTTTAATGGAGAAGGATATGATGAAGCCTTCATAGAAAACCTCACGCATACGCTGAGTCTTGCGGAAAAGGAGATAATCACTGTATCCTCCAGCGCTGATAATGTGTGTGCAAGCTGTCTGCATCTTAAACAGAATGAATGCCGGTATGCGGAGAATGCCGAAGAATCAATCCGGCGGATGGATGCAAAAGCCCTCATGCTTCTCGGACTTTCATATAACGATCAGATTGAATGGGATGCGCTTAAAAACAGGATTCCCGAAATATTTTCCGAGTGGGTTTCTTCATACTGCAAAGAATGCAGTTGGCGCGGAGTATGTGCGAAAGATGCTTTTTACCGGAAGTTGTCAGTGTAA
- a CDS encoding four helix bundle protein — MGFSFEKLSVYKRAVDFAGKIYKITKDFPANEIYGITSQIRRASISVPSNIAEGSGRYHKKDFVQFLRIARSSIYECIPLLEIALKENYIKKSIFDELTTECNELSMMVNGLIRSLKADKS, encoded by the coding sequence ATGGGATTTAGTTTTGAGAAATTAAGCGTATATAAGAGGGCAGTTGATTTTGCAGGTAAAATTTATAAGATTACTAAAGATTTTCCTGCAAATGAGATATACGGTATTACGTCTCAGATAAGAAGGGCTTCAATTTCGGTTCCTTCTAATATTGCAGAAGGAAGCGGAAGATATCATAAGAAAGATTTTGTCCAATTTCTCAGGATAGCCAGGAGCTCTATTTATGAGTGTATTCCTCTTTTGGAGATAGCTCTTAAGGAAAATTATATTAAGAAATCTATTTTTGATGAATTGACAACTGAATGCAATGAGTTGTCAATGATGGTTAACGGATTAATCAGATCTTTAAAAGCTGACAAATCATAA
- a CDS encoding YraN family protein, which yields MSLGRDGEELAGKFLKKNGYMLVERNYKTPMGEIDIIARDKETLVFLEVKTRESLEFGMPFEAVNYHKRRKIAKVALSYLKRFKETPSCRFDVLSIYYKDSKPEFELIKDAFEV from the coding sequence ATGAGTCTTGGAAGGGACGGGGAGGAGCTTGCGGGAAAGTTTTTAAAAAAGAACGGGTATATGCTCGTTGAAAGAAACTACAAGACGCCTATGGGCGAGATTGATATAATTGCCAGAGACAAAGAAACGCTGGTCTTTTTAGAGGTCAAGACAAGAGAAAGCCTTGAATTCGGCATGCCGTTTGAGGCGGTGAATTATCACAAAAGGCGCAAGATTGCAAAGGTGGCGCTTTCGTATCTCAAGAGATTTAAAGAAACTCCTTCATGCAGGTTTGACGTGCTCAGCATTTATTACAAAGACAGCAAGCCTGAGTTTGAGCTGATTAAGGATGCGTTTGAAGTATAG
- the hisI gene encoding phosphoribosyl-AMP cyclohydrolase, with translation MIPELKYDEKGLVPAIIQDVEDNEVLMLAYMDKTALERTVATGRTHFWSRSRQKYWMKGETSGNIQLVQEILYDCDEDTLLIRVEQIGEGACHTGNRSCFYRSIEEG, from the coding sequence ATGATACCGGAACTTAAATATGATGAAAAGGGGCTTGTCCCGGCAATAATACAGGACGTAGAGGACAACGAAGTTTTGATGCTGGCTTATATGGACAAGACTGCGCTTGAGAGGACGGTAGCAACCGGCAGGACGCATTTTTGGAGCCGTTCAAGGCAGAAATACTGGATGAAGGGCGAGACCTCAGGCAACATTCAGCTTGTGCAGGAGATTCTTTATGACTGTGATGAAGACACGCTTCTTATAAGGGTTGAGCAGATTGGCGAAGGAGCCTGCCACACAGGCAACAGAAGCTGTTTTTACAGAAGCATTGAGGAAGGTTGA